The genomic window GTTACCCAATCGCGCAGCAAAAGCCGCGATACCAACATATTAACCGTGGCACCAATGGTGCTGGCGAAGCTCACCAATAAAAAGCCCCACCACAACCCAAACACAGCACCGGCCAGCAACGTCATGGCACCAGTACCGGGTAAGCTAAGTGCGGCAACCATAAAATACAGTAGGGCAAAAATGGTGGATGCCATAACCGGCGATTGCGCCACCCAATCGCGCATTAAACCCACGGCAATATAGCGGTCTAAATCAAAATAAAAGAACGCGCATACACACAGCGCAACAACTAACAGCACTCCAATTTTTTTAGGGGTCATGCAAACCTTTGCTTAATAATGTTGAAAAACGTGAATATTTAGCCCGCGCAGATTAAACTTAGGCAAAACGTAATGGGTTTTGGACCCCGTTGAGCCGAATGGTTTCTTAAACTACCGACCTCTGCGTACTTTTCTTGTCATACTCCGTACATACCATAACGGTTTTATGACATTCCTCCGCTGGTAACACACACTATGATTGAAATGAACTCTGCAGACTCCGACCTACCCGAATTAGATGATTCTGCACCCAGTATCAGTTTGGATGACCCCGCGTACTATATCAATCGCGAACTCAGCCACTTAGCTTTTAATCAACGTGTACTGGAGCAAGCGCTAGACGAAAGCCACCCCATTTTAGAGCGGCTAAAGTTTCTGCTTATTTTTAGCTCAAACCTCGATGAGTTTTTTGAAATTCGCGTTGCAGGCCTCATGCAAAGTATTAAGTTTGAGCGTGAAACCGCAGGCTTAGACGGCGCACACCCCAAAGAAACCCTGCGCGAAATTAGCCGTATTTGCCACGAAACGGTGGAAAAACAGTATGAAATACTGAATAACATCTTGTTTCCTGCATTGGAAAAAGAAGATATTCGCTTTTTGCGTCGCAGCGAATGGTCTGATGAGCAAAGCGCGTGGGTAAACAACTTTATTGAAACCGAAGTACTGCCCATTATTAGCCCCATAGGCTTAGACCCTGCGCACCCCTTCCCGCGATTAGTAAACAAAAGTCTTAACTTCATTGTAGAGCTAGAAGGTAAAGATGCCTTTGGCCGCGATTTAAACTACGCGATAGTGCCTGCACCGCGCACCTTGCCACGCATCATCAAATTGCCAGAAGACTTGGGCAACCCCGGCCACAACTTTATTTTCTTGTCGTCGATGATTCACGCCCACGCCGACCAGCTCTTCCCCGGCATGGAAGTAAAAGGCTGCTACCAGTTTCGTTTAACCCGCAACGCCGACCTCGACGTAGACGTAGAGGGTATTGCCGATTTAGCCCGCGCCCTGCGCGGTGAATTGCACTCTCGCCGCTTTGGTACCGCCGTACGCTTAGAAGTGGCCGACAACTGCCCTAGCGAACTTACCGACTTTTTATTAAAAGAAACTGGCTTAACCGAAGACGACCTGTACCGTGTAGACGGGCCAGTTAACCTCAAGCGCCTAATGCGCGTGCCATCGATGGTGGGCCGCACAGATTTACTCTACCCGCCGTTTACCCCCAGCATGCCCAAGGGTATGAGCCGTAAAGACAACATTTTTGATGCGATTGCACGCAAAGATTACCTGCTATTGCACCCATTCGAGTCGTACGCGCCGGTAGTGCAGTTGTTGCGTCAAGCCGCCAAAGACCCAAACGTAGTAGCCATCAAGCAAACCCTCTACCGCACGGGCAACTTATCATCGGTTGTGGATGCCCTTATCGACGCCGCGCGCAACGGTAAAGAAGTCACCGCCGTTGTAGAATTGCGCGCCCGTTTCGACGAAGAGGAAAACCTCGAGCTAGCAAGCCGCCTGCAAGAAGCGGGAGCCGTGGTGGTATACGGCGTAGTGGGCTACAAAACCCACGCAAAAATGATATTAATTGTGCGACGCGACGGCACAGAGCTAAAACGCTATGTGCATTTGGGCACCGGTAACTACCACAGCGGCAACGCGCGCTTGTACACCGACTACTCACTGCTAACCGCCGACCCAGTGATGGGCGCCGACGTACACCGTGTATTCCAGCAACTTACCGGTATGGGCAAAACCGAGCGCATGGATAAACTGCTACATGCGCCTTTTACCCTTAAACGCCAGCTATTGCGTTTGATTGACCGCGAAGTACAGGCCCAACGCGAAGGCAAGCAGGGGCGCATTATTCTTAAATGCAACGGCTTAACCGAGCCAA from Saccharophagus degradans 2-40 includes these protein-coding regions:
- the ppk1 gene encoding polyphosphate kinase 1; protein product: MIEMNSADSDLPELDDSAPSISLDDPAYYINRELSHLAFNQRVLEQALDESHPILERLKFLLIFSSNLDEFFEIRVAGLMQSIKFERETAGLDGAHPKETLREISRICHETVEKQYEILNNILFPALEKEDIRFLRRSEWSDEQSAWVNNFIETEVLPIISPIGLDPAHPFPRLVNKSLNFIVELEGKDAFGRDLNYAIVPAPRTLPRIIKLPEDLGNPGHNFIFLSSMIHAHADQLFPGMEVKGCYQFRLTRNADLDVDVEGIADLARALRGELHSRRFGTAVRLEVADNCPSELTDFLLKETGLTEDDLYRVDGPVNLKRLMRVPSMVGRTDLLYPPFTPSMPKGMSRKDNIFDAIARKDYLLLHPFESYAPVVQLLRQAAKDPNVVAIKQTLYRTGNLSSVVDALIDAARNGKEVTAVVELRARFDEEENLELASRLQEAGAVVVYGVVGYKTHAKMILIVRRDGTELKRYVHLGTGNYHSGNARLYTDYSLLTADPVMGADVHRVFQQLTGMGKTERMDKLLHAPFTLKRQLLRLIDREVQAQREGKQGRIILKCNGLTEPKTLQALYKASQEGVQIDLIIRGMCCLRPGIPGVSENIRVHSIIGRFLEHTRVYYFANAEYNVYCASADLMERNLNRRVETCFPICQPELAQRVLTELELYINDTNQRWELDKEGVYTRVEAEESRAAQAELLQKLAN